Proteins from a single region of Sphingomonas sp.:
- a CDS encoding glycosyltransferase produces MTIDKGINVAFLGSGRCFHTDDWYRSTLKLLGRPVPFVTDNYEGDGLPTILQDSDDVRELLIIDPLIFAKSASLGHKWRNLLKLLLTPLQALLLRRQLRKLGKPFLIAHSTYYAFVASFTGAAYSSTPQGSEVLVRPASRLYRWLLQRSLRHARFATVDSEAMKAALERLTDTPVHIVQNGIDVAAAQRAASPRRDLVLSIRGITENYRIAEIFASRDASAPDVALTLVYPFTEQGCFDSVQAASREDDRFLGRVDRQALYAWMAQSICVVSIPESDSSPRSVYEAIFAGAAALCSPSRYIESLPACMRARIVTIDIAEADWLARGLAQAQEIVRSAYRPSEAALTTFDQLRSMEKMLGLVAQSQAAAPLAGQTV; encoded by the coding sequence ATGACGATCGACAAGGGCATCAACGTTGCGTTCCTGGGCAGTGGTCGCTGTTTCCATACCGATGACTGGTATCGCTCGACGCTCAAGCTGCTCGGACGGCCGGTGCCGTTTGTTACCGACAATTACGAGGGCGACGGCCTGCCGACGATCCTGCAGGACAGCGATGATGTTCGCGAGCTGCTGATCATCGATCCGCTGATCTTCGCCAAATCGGCCTCGCTAGGCCATAAATGGCGCAATCTGCTCAAGCTGCTACTAACCCCGCTGCAGGCGCTGCTGCTGCGGCGCCAATTGCGCAAGCTCGGCAAGCCGTTTCTGATCGCGCATTCGACCTATTACGCATTTGTCGCCAGCTTCACCGGCGCCGCCTATTCCTCGACACCCCAGGGCAGCGAGGTGCTGGTTCGTCCGGCATCGCGCCTGTATCGCTGGCTGCTCCAGCGCTCGCTTCGTCATGCGCGCTTCGCGACGGTCGATTCCGAAGCGATGAAAGCGGCGCTCGAGCGGCTTACCGATACCCCGGTTCACATCGTCCAGAACGGGATCGACGTGGCGGCGGCGCAGCGCGCGGCTTCGCCGCGGCGCGATCTGGTCCTGTCGATACGCGGGATCACCGAAAATTATCGCATCGCCGAGATTTTCGCGTCCCGCGATGCCTCTGCCCCCGATGTCGCGCTCACGCTGGTCTATCCGTTTACCGAACAGGGCTGTTTTGACAGTGTGCAGGCGGCATCGCGTGAAGACGACCGCTTTCTCGGCCGCGTCGATCGCCAGGCGCTATATGCGTGGATGGCGCAATCGATCTGCGTTGTCTCGATACCTGAAAGCGATTCCTCGCCGCGCTCGGTCTATGAAGCGATCTTTGCCGGTGCGGCAGCGTTGTGCTCGCCCTCGCGATATATTGAATCGCTGCCGGCATGCATGCGCGCGCGTATCGTCACGATCGATATCGCCGAGGCGGACTGGCTGGCACGCGGCCTGGCACAGGCGCAGGAGATCGTGCGGAGCGCGTACCGCCCCAGCGAAGCGGCGCTGACGACGTTCGATCAACTGCGCAGCATGGAAAAGATGCTCGGTCTGGTCGCGCAATCTCAGGCGGCTGCGCCCTTGGCGGG